In one Methylobacterium sp. SyP6R genomic region, the following are encoded:
- a CDS encoding DUF2306 domain-containing protein, giving the protein MTLQPLLQASPVIQAHAAAAIAALVLGALQFVLPRGGGRHRLMGRFWVGLMAVVALSSFGISGLRQAGPFSWIHLLSVVTLVALVRAVLYARRGNVAAHRWSMIGVYLGALVITGLFTLMPGRIMGHVVFG; this is encoded by the coding sequence ATGACCCTCCAGCCGCTCCTCCAGGCCTCGCCGGTGATCCAGGCCCACGCCGCGGCGGCGATCGCCGCGCTGGTGCTCGGGGCCTTGCAGTTCGTCTTGCCCCGGGGCGGCGGGCGGCATCGGCTGATGGGCCGGTTCTGGGTCGGGCTGATGGCGGTGGTGGCGCTCAGCTCGTTCGGCATCTCGGGCCTGCGCCAGGCCGGGCCGTTCAGCTGGATCCACCTTCTGTCGGTGGTGACGCTCGTCGCCCTGGTGCGGGCGGTGCTCTACGCGCGGCGAGGAAACGTCGCGGCCCATCGCTGGAGCATGATCGGGGTCTATCTCGGCGCGCTGGTGATCACCGGATTGTTCACCCTCATGCCGGGGCGGATCATGGGGCACGTGGTGTTCGGGTGA
- a CDS encoding TetR/AcrR family transcriptional regulator, giving the protein MWTLSTSEGGSAYHHGDLRRSLIAAARELLRAGGVEAVTLREAARLAGVSHNAPYRHFASREALLAALAAEGFRDLRRVLDEAGGRAEPAGRLTALGRAYLRFADADRATFRLMFGGVVEETAHPDLAEASGAAFATLQNVVAEREPSGLAEREALRAWALVHGLAHLVADRQIDAARAEACLA; this is encoded by the coding sequence ATGTGGACATTGTCAACATCGGAGGGCGGCAGCGCCTATCACCATGGCGACCTGCGCCGCAGCCTGATCGCGGCGGCGCGCGAATTGCTGCGGGCCGGCGGCGTCGAGGCGGTGACCTTGCGTGAGGCGGCGCGCCTCGCCGGCGTGTCGCACAACGCTCCCTATCGCCACTTCGCCAGCCGCGAGGCGCTGCTGGCGGCGCTCGCGGCCGAGGGATTCCGGGACCTCCGCCGGGTGCTCGACGAGGCCGGGGGCCGGGCCGAGCCGGCCGGACGGCTCACCGCCCTCGGCCGGGCCTATCTGCGTTTCGCCGATGCCGACCGGGCGACCTTCCGGCTGATGTTCGGCGGGGTGGTGGAAGAGACCGCGCATCCCGATCTCGCGGAGGCCTCGGGCGCCGCGTTCGCGACGTTGCAGAACGTTGTGGCGGAGCGCGAGCCCTCCGGCCTCGCCGAGCGCGAGGCCCTGCGCGCCTGGGCGCTGGTCCACGGCCTCGCCCATCTCGTGGCCGACCGGCAGATCGATGCCGCGCGGGCGGAAGCGTGCCTCGCTTGA
- a CDS encoding DUF3775 domain-containing protein — protein MDIAVEKVCEFILRVRALDVKEGLSDPDSGSNPIDDGARDVLVDGTDDATEEELREVIAGLNDDERAELVAILFVGRGDMEPEEFPDAVRLAREREAAGTRPADYLLGIPNVGDLLDEGLAALGLSCDV, from the coding sequence ATGGACATCGCCGTAGAGAAGGTCTGTGAGTTCATCCTGCGGGTCCGGGCCCTCGACGTGAAGGAGGGCCTGAGCGACCCTGATTCCGGCTCGAACCCGATCGACGACGGCGCCCGCGACGTGCTGGTCGACGGCACCGACGACGCCACCGAGGAGGAGCTGCGCGAGGTGATCGCCGGCCTCAACGACGACGAGCGGGCCGAGCTGGTGGCGATCCTGTTCGTCGGCCGCGGCGACATGGAGCCGGAGGAATTCCCCGACGCGGTCCGTCTCGCCCGCGAGCGCGAGGCCGCCGGCACCCGCCCCGCCGATTACCTCCTGGGCATCCCGAATGTCGGCGACCTGCTCGACGAGGGGCTGGCGGCGTTGGGATTGAGCTGCGACGTGTAG
- a CDS encoding ABC transporter permease, with amino-acid sequence MILFILKRIGYAAPVALGVSLVCFLLVHLAPGDPLSAILPVDATAEMQAQMRSAYGFDKPLPVQYGLWLWKILHGDLGTSIATGRPVLSEVGRAVGNSLILASVATLIGFTFGTFFGFVAGYARDSWLDRVASSIAVFGVSVPHYWLGIVLVIVFSATLGWLPPTGAGPQGSGNWVPDFEHLRYILLPAITMSVIPMGVISRTVRALVGDILHQDFVQALRAKGLSEFGVFRHVVKNAAPTAIAIMGLQLGYLLGGSILIETVFAWPGTGFLLNAAIFQRDLPLLQGTILVLAMFFVTLNLLVDVVQTALDPRIERA; translated from the coding sequence ATGATCCTCTTCATCCTCAAGCGCATCGGCTACGCCGCACCGGTCGCCCTCGGCGTCAGCCTTGTGTGCTTCCTCCTCGTCCACCTCGCCCCCGGCGATCCCCTGAGCGCGATCCTGCCCGTGGATGCCACCGCCGAGATGCAGGCGCAGATGCGGTCGGCCTACGGCTTCGACAAGCCGCTGCCGGTGCAATACGGCCTGTGGCTCTGGAAGATCCTGCACGGCGATCTCGGCACCTCGATCGCCACCGGCCGCCCGGTCCTGTCGGAGGTCGGCCGCGCCGTCGGCAACAGCCTGATCCTCGCCTCGGTGGCGACGCTGATCGGCTTCACCTTCGGCACCTTCTTCGGCTTCGTCGCCGGCTATGCGCGGGATTCCTGGCTCGACCGGGTCGCCTCGTCGATCGCGGTGTTCGGGGTCAGCGTGCCGCATTACTGGCTCGGCATCGTGCTGGTGATCGTGTTCTCGGCCACCCTCGGCTGGCTGCCGCCGACCGGCGCGGGGCCGCAAGGGTCGGGCAACTGGGTCCCGGACTTCGAGCACCTGCGCTACATCCTGCTGCCGGCCATCACCATGTCGGTGATCCCCATGGGGGTGATCTCGCGCACCGTGCGGGCGCTCGTCGGCGACATCCTGCACCAGGACTTCGTGCAGGCGTTGCGCGCCAAGGGCCTGTCGGAATTCGGCGTCTTCCGCCACGTGGTGAAGAACGCGGCGCCGACTGCCATCGCCATCATGGGCTTGCAGCTCGGCTACCTGCTCGGCGGCTCGATCCTGATCGAGACCGTGTTCGCCTGGCCCGGCACCGGCTTCCTCCTCAACGCCGCGATCTTCCAGCGCGACCTGCCGCTGCTCCAGGGCACGATCCTGGTCCTGGCGATGTTCTTCGTCACCCTCAACCTCCTGGTCGACGTGGTGCAGACCGCGCTGGACCCCCGCATCGAGAGGGCCTGA
- a CDS encoding ABC transporter permease, which translates to MSIQTSLTGDPVASVPAPEIPAVASRGYWGSVLRRLARDPVAMAAGLVILAIVLAAIFAPLIAPMDPFKGSMVRRLRHVGDATYWLGSDELGRDMLTRLLYAGRLSLFMGVLPVVIAFFVGSGLGILAGYAGGWVNTLIMRVVDVFFAFPSVLLAIALSGALGAGILNSIVSLTVVFVPQITRVAESVTVQIRNRDYVEAARVSGANPFTVVRVQVLGNVLGPVFVYATSLISVSMILASGLSFLGLGVKPPEPEWGLMLNTLRTAIYVNPVVAALPGVMIFITSISFNLLSDGLRSAMEVRQ; encoded by the coding sequence ATGTCGATCCAGACCTCCCTCACCGGCGATCCCGTCGCATCGGTGCCGGCGCCCGAGATCCCGGCCGTGGCGTCCCGCGGCTATTGGGGCAGCGTGCTGCGGCGGCTCGCCCGTGATCCGGTGGCGATGGCGGCGGGCCTCGTGATCCTCGCCATCGTGCTCGCGGCGATCTTCGCGCCGCTGATCGCCCCGATGGACCCGTTCAAGGGCTCGATGGTCCGGCGCCTGCGCCATGTCGGTGATGCCACCTACTGGCTCGGCTCGGACGAGCTCGGCCGCGACATGCTCACCCGCCTCCTCTATGCCGGCCGCCTGTCGCTGTTCATGGGCGTGCTGCCGGTCGTCATCGCGTTCTTCGTCGGCTCGGGGCTCGGGATCCTGGCGGGCTATGCCGGCGGCTGGGTCAACACGCTGATCATGCGCGTGGTCGACGTGTTCTTCGCCTTTCCCTCGGTGCTGCTCGCCATCGCGCTCTCGGGCGCGCTGGGTGCCGGCATCCTGAATTCCATCGTGTCGCTCACGGTGGTGTTCGTGCCCCAGATCACCCGCGTCGCCGAGAGCGTCACGGTGCAGATCCGCAACCGCGACTATGTCGAGGCCGCCCGGGTCTCGGGCGCGAACCCGTTCACGGTGGTGCGGGTGCAGGTGCTCGGCAACGTGCTGGGTCCCGTCTTCGTCTACGCCACCAGCCTGATCTCGGTCTCGATGATCCTGGCCTCGGGCCTGTCCTTCCTCGGCCTCGGCGTGAAGCCGCCGGAGCCGGAATGGGGATTGATGCTCAACACCCTGCGCACCGCGATCTACGTCAACCCGGTCGTCGCGGCTTTGCCCGGCGTGATGATCTTCATCACCTCGATCTCGTTCAATTTGCTGTCCGACGGCCTGCGCTCGGCCATGGAGGTGCGCCAGTGA
- the crtI gene encoding phytoene desaturase family protein: MLTLDDAPPRVTSARRRPRAVVIGSGFGGLAAAIRLGVRGYRVSVLERLDQPGGRARVHRQDGFAFDAGPTIVTAPFLFEELWALCGRRLADDVTLVPMRPFYRIRYDDGATFAMCGEADAMRAEVERLSPGEGGAYDRFMALSDELCRVGFEQLGAVPFGRLTDMLRIAPDLLRIGGHRSVYSLVSSVFRDERLRTAFSFHPLLIGGSPFRASALYCLIASLERRWGVHSALGGTGALVRGMVSLIEGQGGEVRCGAEVERILVKDGTARGVALADGTEIPADVVVSNADSAVTALHLLPKEARGWRERRLSRAHSSMGLFVWYFGTRRRYPELAHHTILLGPRYRGLLDDIFSRKVLAEDMSLYLHRPTATDPGVAPPGHDAFYALAPVPNLAGGQDWAALAEPFRQRIAARLEATVLPGLSDALVTSRVTTPQDFSDDFLSWRGSGFGLEPILTQSAYFRPHNRCGAVRHLYLVGAGTHPGAGLPGVLSSSKILDRVVPDAAVFA, encoded by the coding sequence ATGTTGACACTCGACGATGCGCCGCCGCGGGTCACGTCCGCCCGGCGCCGCCCCCGTGCGGTGGTGATCGGCAGCGGCTTCGGCGGGCTCGCGGCGGCCATCCGGCTCGGCGTGCGGGGCTACCGGGTGAGCGTGCTCGAACGGCTCGACCAGCCGGGTGGGCGGGCGCGGGTCCACCGGCAGGACGGCTTCGCCTTCGATGCCGGGCCGACCATCGTCACCGCGCCGTTCCTGTTCGAGGAATTGTGGGCGCTCTGCGGGCGTCGTCTCGCCGACGACGTGACGCTCGTACCGATGCGGCCGTTCTACCGCATCCGCTACGACGACGGCGCCACCTTCGCCATGTGCGGCGAGGCCGACGCCATGCGCGCCGAGGTGGAGCGCCTGTCCCCCGGTGAGGGCGGTGCCTACGACCGGTTCATGGCGCTGTCCGACGAGCTGTGTCGGGTCGGGTTCGAGCAGCTCGGCGCGGTGCCGTTCGGGCGCCTCACCGACATGCTGCGCATCGCCCCCGACCTCCTGCGGATCGGCGGTCATCGCAGCGTCTACAGCCTGGTCTCGTCGGTGTTTCGCGACGAGCGCCTGCGCACGGCCTTCAGCTTCCACCCGCTGCTCATCGGCGGCTCGCCGTTCCGGGCGAGCGCGCTCTACTGCCTGATCGCGTCGCTCGAGCGGCGCTGGGGCGTGCATTCGGCTCTCGGCGGCACAGGCGCCCTGGTGCGCGGGATGGTGTCGCTGATCGAGGGCCAGGGCGGCGAGGTGCGGTGCGGCGCCGAGGTCGAGCGAATTCTGGTGAAGGACGGCACCGCCCGGGGCGTCGCGCTCGCCGACGGCACCGAGATTCCCGCCGACGTGGTGGTGTCGAACGCCGATTCCGCCGTCACCGCGCTCCATCTGCTGCCGAAGGAGGCGCGGGGCTGGCGCGAGCGGCGCCTGTCCAGGGCGCATTCCTCGATGGGGCTGTTCGTCTGGTACTTCGGCACGCGGCGCCGCTATCCGGAACTCGCCCACCACACGATCCTGCTCGGGCCGCGCTATCGCGGGCTCCTCGACGACATCTTTTCGCGAAAGGTGCTGGCCGAGGACATGAGCCTCTACCTGCACCGGCCGACCGCGACCGATCCGGGCGTGGCGCCGCCGGGGCACGACGCGTTCTACGCCCTGGCTCCCGTGCCGAACCTCGCCGGCGGGCAGGATTGGGCGGCGCTGGCCGAGCCGTTCCGGCAGCGCATCGCCGCGCGCCTCGAAGCGACCGTGCTGCCGGGCCTGTCGGATGCCCTCGTCACCTCCCGGGTGACGACGCCGCAGGACTTTTCCGACGACTTCCTGTCCTGGCGCGGCTCGGGCTTCGGCCTGGAGCCGATCCTGACCCAGAGCGCCTATTTCCGCCCGCACAACCGCTGCGGCGCGGTGCGCCACCTCTACCTCGTCGGCGCCGGCACCCATCCGGGGGCCGGGCTTCCGGGGGTGCTGTCCTCCTCGAAGATCCTCGATCGCGTGGTGCCCGATGCTGCCGTCTTCGCCTGA
- a CDS encoding ABC transporter substrate-binding protein has product MPLPTRPLLRRSALGRTLSGLALALALVGPASAQGVLRIGMTASDIPLTTGQADNGGEGMRFAGYTIYDALINWDLSRADKASDLTPGLATSWTIDPADKTRWTFKLRPGVTFHDGSIFDADAVVWNLDKLLKQDSPQFDPRQSAQGRTRIPAVASYKAVDPMTVEIVTKNPDATFPYQIAWILMSSPANWEKQGKSWDAVAKAPSGTGPWKVTGFVPRERLELAPNKEYWDKGRVPKLDRMVLVPLPEANARVAALRSGQVDWIEAPAPDAVPSLKAAGFALVTNLYPHNWTWHLSRAEGSPWNDIRVRKAANLAVDREGLKEFLGGLATPAEGFLTPGHPWFGKPSFKLSYDPDAAKKLLKEAGYGPNKPVVTKVLISASGSGQMQPLPMNEFIQQNLAEVGIKVDYEVVEWNTLINIWRAGSKSDSARGGTAMNYSYLIQDPFTAFIRHAQCNLAPPNGTNWGYYCDPAMDKLFDEVRTTFDPKEQVGVLQKIHEKFVDDALFLMVTHDVNPRAMSKKVQGFVQAQSWFQDFSPITMAK; this is encoded by the coding sequence ATGCCGCTGCCCACCCGCCCGCTCCTGCGCCGGTCCGCGCTCGGGCGAACCCTGTCCGGGCTCGCCCTCGCCCTCGCGCTGGTGGGGCCTGCGAGCGCGCAGGGCGTGCTGCGCATCGGCATGACCGCCTCCGACATCCCGCTCACCACCGGCCAGGCCGACAATGGCGGCGAGGGCATGCGATTTGCCGGCTATACGATCTACGACGCGCTCATCAACTGGGACCTCAGCCGGGCCGACAAGGCCTCCGACCTGACGCCGGGTCTGGCCACCTCCTGGACGATCGACCCCGCCGACAAGACCCGCTGGACCTTCAAGCTCCGCCCCGGCGTGACCTTCCACGACGGTTCCATCTTCGACGCCGACGCGGTGGTGTGGAACCTCGACAAGCTGCTGAAGCAGGACAGCCCGCAATTCGACCCGCGCCAGTCGGCGCAAGGCCGTACCCGCATCCCGGCGGTCGCCTCGTACAAGGCGGTCGATCCGATGACGGTGGAGATCGTCACCAAGAACCCGGACGCCACCTTCCCCTACCAGATCGCCTGGATCCTGATGTCGTCTCCCGCCAACTGGGAGAAGCAGGGGAAGAGCTGGGACGCCGTCGCCAAGGCGCCCTCCGGCACCGGACCGTGGAAGGTGACCGGCTTCGTGCCGCGCGAGCGCCTGGAACTGGCGCCGAACAAGGAGTACTGGGACAAGGGCCGGGTCCCGAAGCTCGATCGTATGGTCCTGGTGCCGCTGCCCGAGGCCAATGCCCGGGTGGCCGCGCTGCGCTCCGGCCAGGTCGACTGGATCGAGGCGCCGGCGCCGGATGCGGTGCCCTCGCTGAAGGCCGCGGGCTTCGCGCTGGTCACCAACCTCTACCCGCATAACTGGACTTGGCACCTGTCGCGGGCCGAGGGCTCGCCGTGGAACGACATCCGCGTGCGCAAGGCCGCGAACCTCGCCGTCGACCGCGAGGGCCTGAAGGAGTTCCTCGGGGGGCTCGCCACCCCGGCCGAAGGCTTTTTGACCCCCGGCCATCCCTGGTTCGGCAAGCCGAGCTTCAAGCTCTCGTACGATCCGGACGCCGCCAAGAAGCTGCTCAAGGAAGCCGGCTACGGCCCGAACAAGCCGGTCGTCACCAAGGTGCTGATCTCGGCCTCGGGCTCGGGCCAGATGCAGCCGCTGCCGATGAACGAGTTCATCCAGCAGAACCTCGCCGAGGTCGGCATCAAGGTCGATTACGAGGTCGTGGAGTGGAACACGCTCATCAACATCTGGCGTGCCGGGTCCAAGTCCGATAGCGCGCGCGGCGGCACCGCGATGAACTACTCCTACCTGATCCAGGACCCGTTCACCGCCTTCATCCGCCACGCCCAGTGCAACCTGGCGCCGCCGAACGGCACCAACTGGGGCTATTACTGCGACCCGGCGATGGACAAGCTGTTCGACGAAGTCCGCACGACCTTCGACCCGAAGGAGCAGGTCGGGGTCCTGCAGAAGATCCACGAGAAGTTCGTCGATGACGCGCTGTTCCTGATGGTCACCCACGACGTCAACCCGCGGGCGATGAGCAAGAAGGTGCAGGGCTTCGTCCAGGCCCAGAGCTGGTTCCAGGATTTCTCGCCGATCACGATGGCGAAGTGA
- a CDS encoding acyl-CoA dehydrogenase family protein, translating into MPGETHDVLNQSPPFGDVNLFAADAALRGAVAAFGPDAADGLDSFGVHWGTAERLDLGRLANAHPPILRTHDPRGHRADRVEFHPAYHALMADSVADGLHASIWDGADPERPRARGRLARAARVFMVAGVESGHLCPMTMTSAAVAALESAPDHLAAWLPRIVSRRYDPRFKPWFEKAGVTLGMGMTEKQGGTDLRANTTTAAPAGGDTYALTGHKWFFSAPMSDGFLVLAQAPGGLTCLLVPRHRPDGSVNALHLQRLKDKLGNRSNASAEVEFARAFGWRIGEEGRGVPTMLAMVQLTRLDCAVASAGLCRMALVLALHHARHRQAFGKALADQPAMRRVLADLALESEAQTALTLRLAATFDRGEAAHTRLLTPAVKYAVCKAAPGFVYEAMEALGGNGYVEESPLPRLYREAPVNAIWEGSGTVMALDVLRAATRAPEEVVGLVAELGEEAEGLPGVREAAADIVAALRAPDAEARARFATGRLATLAATASLAACAPPAVAEAYAATRLARERAIYGANGIGAVTEMLLGRALP; encoded by the coding sequence ATGCCCGGCGAGACCCACGACGTGCTGAACCAGAGCCCGCCCTTCGGCGACGTGAACCTGTTTGCGGCCGATGCGGCGCTGCGGGGCGCCGTCGCGGCCTTCGGACCGGATGCGGCCGACGGGCTCGACAGTTTCGGCGTGCACTGGGGAACGGCCGAGCGGCTCGATCTCGGCCGCCTCGCCAACGCCCACCCGCCGATCCTGCGCACCCACGACCCGCGAGGGCACCGGGCCGACCGGGTCGAGTTCCACCCGGCCTACCACGCCCTGATGGCGGACAGCGTCGCGGACGGCCTGCACGCCTCGATCTGGGACGGGGCGGATCCGGAAAGACCCCGGGCGCGGGGCCGTCTCGCCCGGGCGGCGCGGGTCTTCATGGTGGCGGGCGTCGAGAGCGGGCATCTCTGTCCGATGACCATGACGAGCGCGGCGGTCGCGGCGCTCGAGTCCGCCCCCGACCACCTCGCCGCCTGGCTGCCGCGGATCGTGAGCCGGCGCTACGATCCGCGCTTCAAGCCCTGGTTCGAGAAGGCCGGCGTCACCCTCGGCATGGGGATGACCGAGAAGCAGGGCGGCACCGACCTGCGCGCCAACACCACGACGGCCGCGCCCGCGGGCGGCGACACCTACGCGCTCACCGGCCACAAGTGGTTCTTCTCGGCGCCGATGTCCGACGGTTTTCTGGTGCTGGCGCAGGCCCCCGGCGGGCTCACCTGCCTGCTGGTGCCGCGCCACCGGCCCGACGGCAGCGTGAACGCCCTGCACCTGCAACGCCTGAAGGACAAGCTCGGCAACCGCTCGAACGCCTCCGCGGAGGTCGAGTTCGCGCGAGCCTTCGGCTGGCGTATCGGCGAGGAGGGCCGCGGCGTTCCGACCATGCTGGCGATGGTGCAGCTGACGCGTCTCGATTGCGCGGTCGCCTCGGCGGGTCTCTGCCGCATGGCCCTGGTGCTGGCCCTCCACCATGCCCGCCATCGCCAAGCGTTCGGGAAAGCCCTGGCCGACCAGCCGGCGATGCGCCGGGTGCTGGCCGATCTCGCCCTCGAGAGCGAGGCGCAGACGGCTTTGACCCTCCGGCTCGCCGCCACCTTCGACCGGGGCGAGGCGGCGCACACCCGGCTTCTCACCCCGGCGGTGAAATACGCTGTGTGCAAGGCGGCGCCCGGCTTCGTCTACGAGGCGATGGAGGCTCTCGGCGGCAACGGCTACGTCGAGGAGAGTCCCCTGCCCCGGCTCTACCGCGAGGCGCCGGTCAACGCGATTTGGGAGGGCTCCGGCACCGTCATGGCCCTCGACGTGCTGCGCGCCGCCACGCGGGCGCCGGAGGAGGTCGTGGGGCTGGTGGCGGAACTCGGCGAGGAGGCGGAGGGCCTGCCGGGCGTGCGCGAGGCTGCCGCCGACATCGTTGCGGCGCTCCGGGCGCCCGACGCCGAGGCCCGCGCCCGCTTCGCCACCGGCCGCCTCGCGACCCTCGCCGCCACCGCGTCCCTGGCCGCCTGCGCGCCGCCGGCCGTCGCGGAGGCCTACGCGGCGACGCGGCTCGCGCGGGAGCGGGCGATCTACGGGGCGAACGGGATCGGGGCGGTGACGGAGATGCTGCTCGGCCGCGCCCTGCCGTGA
- a CDS encoding phytoene/squalene synthase family protein, which produces MLPSSPDARRPTPFAAALARSADHSACRDAIRAGSRSFYAASWLLPEAVRRDAYGLYAFCRLSDDAVDGAGARADAVPRLRARLAAAYAGRPADAPADRALAEIVTRHAIPEALPAALLEGLAWDAAGRRHPDLSSLVAYAARVAGSVGAMMTLVMGERSPEALARACDLGIAMQLTNVARDVGEDARNGRLYLPEDWLREAGIDPGAFLARPEPSPALAAVVARLLAAADLLYARAESGIAMLLPACRPAVRAAGLIYAEIGRDLARAGLDPVTRRARVPGARKAQLLARALTTASTRRADRPALPEAAFLVEAVAAMPVPPALPRPAWWNVGAQVARVLDLIEALRERERLGGAAPS; this is translated from the coding sequence ATGCTGCCGTCTTCGCCTGATGCGCGTCGCCCGACGCCGTTCGCCGCCGCCCTGGCCCGCTCCGCAGACCACAGCGCCTGCCGGGACGCGATCCGGGCCGGCTCGCGCAGCTTCTATGCCGCCTCGTGGCTGCTGCCCGAGGCGGTGCGCCGCGACGCCTACGGGCTCTACGCCTTCTGCCGCCTCTCCGACGACGCGGTGGACGGGGCGGGCGCCCGAGCCGATGCCGTGCCGCGTCTGCGCGCCCGCCTCGCCGCCGCCTATGCCGGCCGGCCGGCGGACGCCCCCGCCGACCGGGCGCTCGCCGAGATCGTGACCCGGCACGCCATCCCCGAGGCGCTGCCCGCCGCCCTCCTCGAGGGTCTCGCCTGGGACGCCGCCGGGCGGCGCCACCCCGACCTCTCCTCCCTCGTCGCCTACGCGGCCCGGGTCGCCGGCTCGGTCGGGGCGATGATGACCCTGGTGATGGGCGAGCGCTCGCCCGAGGCCCTCGCCCGGGCCTGCGACCTCGGCATCGCCATGCAGCTCACCAACGTCGCCCGCGACGTCGGCGAGGATGCCCGCAACGGGCGCCTCTACCTGCCGGAAGACTGGCTGCGCGAGGCCGGGATCGACCCCGGCGCCTTCCTGGCCCGGCCCGAGCCGAGCCCCGCGCTCGCCGCCGTGGTGGCCCGCCTGCTCGCGGCGGCCGACCTCCTCTATGCCCGGGCCGAATCCGGCATCGCGATGCTGCTCCCCGCCTGCCGCCCGGCGGTGCGCGCCGCCGGGCTGATCTACGCCGAGATCGGCCGCGACCTCGCCCGCGCCGGCCTCGACCCGGTCACCCGCCGCGCCCGGGTGCCGGGGGCCCGCAAGGCGCAACTTCTCGCCCGGGCGCTGACCACCGCCTCGACCCGCCGCGCCGACCGACCGGCCTTGCCGGAGGCGGCCTTCCTGGTCGAGGCGGTGGCGGCGATGCCCGTGCCTCCCGCCCTGCCGCGGCCGGCCTGGTGGAATGTCGGGGCGCAGGTCGCGCGCGTGCTCGATCTCATCGAGGCGTTGCGGGAGAGGGAGCGCCTGGGAGGCGCGGCTCCGTCGTGA
- a CDS encoding sulfate transporter family protein: MLINAAFAALRQVFSPPLRAILWKSLGLTVGLLVLVWFCLTKGIAAILAAHPISTDYAMVNAVASFLAGAGLFVGLAYILPPVSILVAGYFLDDAADIVERTNFPDEVPGRAMPLSQAMLYTVRFAALALAVNLAALLLLLVPGVNVAAFFLANTYLLGREYFELAAARFRPLTEAGAMRRHHSATVMLAGALLAGLMLVPIVNLITPLFGIALMVHVHKGLSRDRLLKAPTSRPPLAMDRDRLDAGRR; the protein is encoded by the coding sequence ATGCTCATCAACGCCGCCTTCGCGGCCCTGCGGCAGGTCTTCTCCCCGCCGCTCCGCGCGATCCTGTGGAAGTCGCTCGGTCTCACGGTCGGGCTCTTGGTCCTGGTATGGTTCTGCCTCACCAAGGGCATCGCGGCGATCCTCGCCGCCCACCCGATCTCGACCGACTACGCGATGGTCAACGCCGTGGCGTCGTTCCTGGCCGGGGCCGGGCTGTTCGTCGGGCTCGCCTACATCCTGCCGCCGGTCTCGATCCTGGTGGCGGGCTACTTCCTCGACGACGCCGCCGACATCGTCGAGCGCACCAACTTCCCCGACGAGGTGCCGGGCCGGGCGATGCCGCTCTCCCAGGCGATGCTCTACACGGTACGATTCGCCGCGCTGGCGCTGGCCGTCAACCTCGCGGCCCTGCTCCTGCTGCTGGTGCCGGGCGTCAACGTGGCGGCGTTCTTCCTCGCCAACACCTACCTGCTCGGGCGCGAGTATTTCGAGCTCGCCGCCGCCCGGTTCCGGCCCCTGACCGAGGCCGGCGCCATGCGGCGCCACCATTCGGCGACCGTGATGCTCGCCGGTGCGCTGCTCGCCGGGCTGATGCTGGTGCCGATCGTCAACCTGATCACGCCGCTCTTCGGCATCGCCCTGATGGTCCACGTCCACAAGGGCCTGAGCCGCGACCGGCTGCTGAAGGCCCCGACCTCGCGCCCGCCCCTGGCGATGGACCGCGACCGGCTCGACGCGGGCAGGCGCTGA